In a single window of the Pseudomonas sp. B21-015 genome:
- a CDS encoding PLP-dependent aminotransferase family protein: protein MSSAFEKTIFEDPTLNVIHLLNSISNENPEAISLASGRPDDEQCDPSLIDKGLASYIRYVADTEQSVATLLCQYGKTAGIINEIIAEHLQRDEGIKILNPESIVVCMGFQEAATLTLLSIFEEGGILLVPDPVFSGITGIAKLLKIKIVPVPMNTFLDPSALRKVVEDLEARGENIKALYAISDFSNPTGDSLSYEDRKALLALANEKNFFILEDNAYSYFRYEGDKIPSMKSIDSRRVFLLGSFSKSIFPGLRMGYLVAPEGAGVMSFSSRLCKAKSLITVNTPALCQAVVGGLLIKNNYSLKALNQPRVLSYTKKRNCMIDCLEREFPLKADSRKNVTWNHPAGGFFINVQLPFSFEYFEMCECAKHFKVIVFPTSLFSLTNEAVTQVRLSFSNATESEIKQAIGRLRAYIEFRMQ from the coding sequence GTGTCCAGTGCATTCGAAAAAACAATATTCGAAGACCCTACTCTGAACGTTATCCATCTTCTAAACTCGATTTCCAATGAGAATCCAGAGGCTATTTCTCTGGCTTCCGGTCGACCTGATGACGAGCAATGCGACCCATCCCTCATCGATAAGGGGCTGGCCAGCTACATACGATACGTCGCCGATACCGAACAATCAGTTGCAACATTACTTTGCCAATATGGAAAAACCGCCGGAATTATCAATGAGATAATTGCCGAACACTTGCAGAGGGATGAAGGGATAAAGATTTTGAACCCTGAAAGCATTGTCGTGTGCATGGGGTTTCAAGAAGCCGCCACCTTGACATTGTTATCCATCTTTGAAGAAGGTGGTATTTTATTAGTGCCAGACCCTGTATTTTCCGGGATCACGGGTATTGCGAAATTATTAAAAATAAAAATTGTACCTGTTCCCATGAACACCTTTCTCGATCCATCTGCCCTGCGCAAGGTAGTTGAAGATCTTGAGGCCAGGGGAGAAAATATAAAAGCGCTGTACGCGATTTCAGATTTTAGTAACCCTACTGGTGACAGCCTTTCCTATGAAGACAGGAAGGCGTTGCTCGCCTTGGCCAATGAAAAGAATTTTTTTATCCTGGAGGACAATGCCTACAGCTACTTCAGGTACGAGGGAGATAAAATTCCTTCAATGAAGTCGATCGACAGCCGTCGAGTCTTTCTTCTTGGCTCTTTTTCAAAGTCGATTTTTCCGGGATTACGCATGGGCTATCTAGTCGCTCCGGAGGGCGCTGGGGTGATGTCCTTTAGCAGCAGATTGTGTAAAGCCAAAAGCTTGATCACGGTCAATACACCTGCCCTGTGTCAAGCGGTTGTCGGAGGCTTGCTGATAAAGAACAATTATTCTTTGAAAGCGCTGAACCAGCCAAGGGTGCTGTCTTACACGAAGAAACGAAACTGTATGATTGACTGCCTTGAACGCGAATTCCCGCTCAAGGCTGATTCTCGAAAAAATGTCACCTGGAACCATCCGGCAGGAGGCTTTTTCATTAATGTCCAGCTGCCTTTCAGCTTTGAGTATTTTGAAATGTGCGAGTGCGCCAAACATTTCAAGGTTATCGTATTCCCCACTTCCTTGTTTTCACTGACGAATGAGGCTGTTACTCAGGTCAGGTTGTCGTTTAGTAATGCGACAGAATCAGAAATCAAACAAGCGATAGGCCGCCTCAGGGCATACATTGAATTTAGAATGCAGTAA
- a CDS encoding winged helix-turn-helix transcriptional regulator, with protein MAVEDIFQVPPRVEYALTALGHALGPAMTALIVWAELRHLHDAKCMETT; from the coding sequence ATCGCTGTGGAAGACATCTTTCAAGTACCGCCGCGAGTGGAGTACGCGCTGACAGCGCTTGGTCATGCACTCGGCCCGGCTATGACAGCCCTTATAGTCTGGGCTGAGCTTCGTCACCTGCACGACGCCAAGTGCATGGAAACTACTTAG
- a CDS encoding PLP-dependent aspartate aminotransferase family protein, whose protein sequence is MNVSTEILHIRVDDREAHPSVTPIYQCSAFSADSAFFYSRKANPNVTELEQVVASLEGSEYALAYSTGMSAIYMVLELLKPGASLVINKYIYGCSYKLFQRYAARIGAELTILDLTTESGLKALPPNVDMVIFETPTNPFLKDIDIHAVSRAVKQNNPQALVVVDNTWATPIFQKPLNFGSDISLYSATKYFSGHSDVMGGLVLVNSETIYKRLLEGRFYSGSILAPHSAWLLRRSMQTFNLRMERHSSTTSSMLNYLRELPFIEHVYYPQVDGKQLTGYGGIVFVDIRPDLVPFYKTFTSALKWFGTGTGMACVTSMVAQPFSGSHASMTEQEKADMGIEKGLVRLCFGLEALEDLKEDLLQAFEAMENMVDQ, encoded by the coding sequence ATGAATGTGTCTACTGAAATACTGCACATCAGGGTCGATGACCGAGAGGCCCATCCATCAGTGACGCCAATTTATCAGTGCAGCGCGTTTAGCGCTGACTCGGCGTTCTTCTACTCGAGAAAAGCCAACCCCAATGTGACTGAGCTGGAACAGGTTGTCGCATCCCTGGAAGGCAGTGAATACGCCTTGGCCTACAGCACCGGAATGAGTGCCATCTACATGGTTTTGGAGTTGCTGAAACCTGGTGCGTCATTGGTGATCAACAAATATATCTATGGCTGCTCTTATAAACTGTTTCAGCGTTATGCCGCACGTATCGGTGCGGAGCTGACGATTCTGGATCTCACCACGGAAAGTGGATTGAAGGCGTTGCCACCGAATGTGGACATGGTTATTTTCGAAACGCCGACCAATCCCTTCCTGAAAGATATCGATATTCATGCGGTCAGCAGAGCGGTTAAGCAAAACAACCCACAGGCCCTGGTAGTCGTTGATAACACATGGGCCACTCCGATATTTCAAAAGCCTCTAAACTTTGGCTCCGATATTTCTCTGTACAGTGCAACGAAGTATTTCTCCGGGCACAGCGATGTCATGGGCGGACTGGTTCTTGTCAACAGTGAAACTATTTATAAGCGTCTCCTCGAAGGTCGCTTTTATTCAGGCTCAATATTAGCCCCTCACAGCGCGTGGCTGCTTCGCAGAAGCATGCAGACGTTTAATCTGCGCATGGAGAGACACAGCAGCACAACCTCCAGCATGCTCAACTACCTGCGGGAACTGCCCTTTATTGAGCATGTTTATTATCCGCAAGTCGATGGCAAACAATTGACAGGTTATGGTGGCATTGTGTTTGTTGATATTCGGCCAGATCTGGTTCCCTTCTACAAGACCTTCACCAGCGCCCTCAAATGGTTTGGAACGGGCACGGGAATGGCCTGTGTTACGTCGATGGTTGCGCAACCCTTTAGTGGAAGCCATGCCTCGATGACCGAGCAGGAAAAAGCGGATATGGGGATTGAAAAGGGATTGGTTCGATTATGTTTTGGTTTAGAGGCCCTTGAGGATCTTAAAGAGGATCTGCTTCAAGCCTTCGAAGCCATGGAAAATATGGTTGATCAATAA
- a CDS encoding LysE family transporter gives MLIFVKSMVIGLCIAAPVGPIGLLCIQRSLMLGWRAGFATGLGAATADSIYGFVGALGITAIIATLISFKPWLCILGGIFLAYIGYQTIRSKGSTTALAGERANMFKAYSTTLFLTLSNPMTILSFIAIFAALSDGMVSDQSSQHSVLPMVTGIFLGSAVWWLGLSGFSSMFKARIAQSKIKLINYFSGATITILGTYQVATGVILATGA, from the coding sequence ATGTTGATTTTCGTTAAGTCAATGGTCATTGGGCTTTGTATTGCGGCCCCTGTAGGACCCATTGGGCTGTTGTGCATACAGAGGAGTCTTATGCTCGGATGGAGAGCAGGCTTCGCGACGGGATTGGGGGCGGCAACAGCCGATTCGATCTATGGGTTTGTCGGTGCGCTGGGAATCACAGCTATCATAGCGACACTCATTAGCTTTAAGCCATGGTTGTGTATTTTGGGAGGGATATTCCTCGCGTACATTGGTTATCAAACAATAAGATCGAAGGGGAGCACGACAGCCTTGGCGGGTGAACGAGCCAACATGTTCAAAGCCTACTCGACCACATTGTTTTTGACGCTGTCGAACCCCATGACCATCTTATCGTTTATCGCGATATTTGCCGCCCTGAGTGACGGCATGGTCAGCGATCAAAGCAGTCAGCACTCAGTGCTGCCCATGGTGACAGGTATATTCCTGGGCTCGGCTGTCTGGTGGTTGGGGTTGAGCGGATTCTCCTCCATGTTCAAGGCTCGGATTGCCCAATCAAAGATTAAGTTGATCAACTATTTTTCCGGGGCAACCATAACCATTCTGGGTACCTACCAGGTAGCCACTGGCGTTATACTCGCCACAGGAGCCTAA
- a CDS encoding DNA/RNA non-specific endonuclease, whose protein sequence is MHLRKIAVGLSALVLLSTGAEARSLLDFIKPPTQHQQQASHSGSISQNAALELYSNKQKQASFDGCAELFPAAKPINTATVPATMKPLALCSDNFAVLYSQTSKTPLVVVERLNAAQLQDAKGEERTNQFYPDPRIPKSGRAELSDYRSQHPAVDRGHQSPAADAPNPNAMAQSFALSNMVPQDPTNNRKIWSKVESDVRKFAKRADGNVFVFTGPLFDSGHATIGDNKVWVPTRLFKLVYDASSKRAWAYVLPNAETRIERPMDYDTFVKSTGLKLLGNLPVTGSIGRS, encoded by the coding sequence ATGCACCTACGCAAAATTGCAGTTGGGCTATCGGCCCTTGTTTTGCTCTCGACCGGGGCAGAAGCCCGCAGTCTGCTGGATTTCATCAAGCCCCCCACCCAGCATCAGCAACAAGCGTCCCACTCGGGCTCGATCAGCCAGAACGCGGCTCTGGAACTCTATTCAAACAAACAGAAACAGGCATCGTTTGACGGCTGCGCAGAACTGTTCCCTGCAGCGAAACCGATCAACACGGCCACTGTGCCTGCCACAATGAAACCCTTGGCCCTGTGTTCCGACAACTTCGCGGTGCTGTACTCGCAAACCAGCAAGACGCCGCTGGTAGTGGTCGAACGCCTTAATGCGGCCCAGTTGCAGGATGCCAAAGGGGAGGAGCGCACCAACCAGTTCTACCCGGACCCACGCATCCCAAAGAGTGGACGGGCAGAGTTGAGCGACTACCGTAGCCAACATCCGGCCGTGGACCGTGGTCATCAATCCCCGGCGGCCGATGCACCAAACCCCAATGCAATGGCCCAATCCTTTGCGCTGTCGAACATGGTGCCGCAAGACCCAACCAACAACCGGAAGATCTGGAGTAAGGTTGAGTCGGATGTCAGAAAGTTTGCCAAGCGAGCCGATGGCAATGTTTTTGTCTTTACCGGCCCGCTCTTTGACTCAGGCCACGCCACCATCGGCGACAACAAGGTCTGGGTGCCGACCCGTCTGTTCAAGCTGGTTTACGACGCATCGTCCAAGCGTGCCTGGGCCTATGTACTGCCCAACGCTGAAACCCGTATCGAGAGACCGATGGACTATGACACTTTCGTGAAGAGTACCGGGCTCAAACTGCTGGGAAATCTGCCGGTCACAGGTTCCATAGGGCGCTCTTGA
- a CDS encoding efflux transporter outer membrane subunit produces the protein MPPLRPIALLVSAGLSAGCAVGPDYHRPDAPLSDRYLGQPSVEQRRGATPTSLVAWWEGFGDPVLTDFISKALEQNLDLAQVSARVTQARAGLGAANAALLPSGNISGQAARSYQSIETPLGQVLNSTPGNDRYASAYEANLDASWEVDVFGGLRRGREAALAEYQASQAGVAATRLAIAAQTADIYITVRGLQTRLDIANRQVKTQQELLEKVQLLYSKGLAANYQVRQTEGALSQVQATVPVLQTGLDAAMNALDVMLGTPPGTHRTQLASAGSIPVAPQLKAMGTPADLLRRRPDLIVAERRLAASNARIGEAIAEYYPKFSLSALLGSATAVSAGNLFTSGASQSAGVLGLRWRLFDFGRINAQIDQAKGQEAETLAAYHQSVLRATEDVENAFSSLVNREAQATTLTGGEASLTQARQSSFIAYEKGTASLIDVLHADETMLQASDARAQARTESARAAVAAFKSLGGGWQPPEAM, from the coding sequence ATGCCTCCCCTCCGTCCAATCGCTCTTTTGGTCAGCGCCGGCTTATCGGCAGGTTGCGCGGTCGGTCCGGACTACCATCGTCCAGACGCTCCGCTCTCGGATCGTTACTTGGGTCAGCCTTCTGTCGAACAGCGTCGTGGAGCGACGCCGACCAGCCTTGTAGCTTGGTGGGAAGGCTTTGGTGATCCAGTGCTAACCGACTTCATCTCCAAGGCGCTTGAGCAGAATCTGGACCTGGCGCAGGTATCGGCGCGAGTCACACAGGCGCGGGCCGGACTAGGTGCTGCAAATGCCGCTTTACTCCCCTCAGGGAACATCAGCGGACAGGCCGCACGCTCCTACCAGTCAATCGAGACGCCGCTCGGCCAGGTGTTGAACTCAACGCCTGGCAATGATCGGTACGCAAGCGCCTACGAGGCCAACCTCGATGCCAGCTGGGAGGTAGATGTCTTTGGCGGATTGCGCCGCGGACGCGAGGCTGCTCTGGCCGAGTACCAGGCTTCCCAGGCAGGCGTCGCCGCCACACGATTGGCCATCGCCGCGCAGACCGCTGATATCTACATCACTGTCCGCGGACTGCAGACCCGGCTGGACATTGCGAACCGACAAGTCAAAACACAGCAGGAGCTACTAGAGAAAGTCCAATTGCTCTACAGCAAGGGGCTCGCCGCCAACTATCAGGTTCGCCAGACCGAGGGGGCGCTATCGCAGGTCCAAGCGACAGTGCCTGTCCTGCAGACCGGCCTGGATGCTGCCATGAATGCGCTGGATGTAATGCTCGGCACGCCGCCAGGTACTCACCGCACACAACTGGCAAGTGCGGGGAGCATTCCTGTAGCGCCGCAGTTAAAGGCGATGGGAACGCCGGCCGATTTGCTGCGCCGCAGGCCAGACCTCATTGTGGCTGAGCGCCGTCTTGCGGCCTCAAACGCACGCATCGGGGAGGCGATTGCCGAGTACTACCCGAAATTCTCCCTTAGCGCATTGCTGGGCAGTGCCACGGCTGTATCCGCAGGCAATCTTTTCACCAGCGGCGCCAGCCAGTCGGCGGGCGTATTGGGACTGCGCTGGAGGCTCTTCGACTTCGGTCGCATAAACGCCCAAATCGACCAAGCCAAGGGGCAGGAAGCCGAAACCCTGGCCGCTTACCATCAGTCCGTGCTGCGCGCCACCGAGGATGTCGAGAACGCGTTCTCCTCACTGGTGAATCGGGAAGCTCAAGCAACCACCCTCACCGGGGGAGAGGCGTCTCTGACACAGGCTCGCCAATCGTCGTTCATTGCCTATGAGAAAGGCACGGCCAGCCTGATCGATGTCCTGCACGCCGACGAGACGATGCTGCAGGCTTCCGATGCTCGGGCACAAGCGCGAACGGAATCGGCACGAGCGGCGGTTGCGGCATTCAAATCGCTAGGGGGTGGCTGGCAACCACCTGAAGCCATGTGA
- a CDS encoding TetR/AcrR family transcriptional regulator — protein sequence MNQPSISSSSPSPRGPADHDIRDQIVAAANEHFSQYGYGKTTVSDLAKAIGFSKAYIYKFFDSKQAIGEAICANCLAEIVAAVEQAINVEDLSPTERFRRLVKTVIATGVDLFFNDRKLYDIAAFAASESWPSSQVYDAQIKRFVLQIVREGREIGEFERKTPLDETVEAIHLALRPFVNPLLLQYNLDFVEEAPTLTSNLILRSLMP from the coding sequence ATGAATCAGCCATCGATATCTTCATCTTCGCCCAGCCCCCGTGGCCCAGCCGATCACGACATTCGAGACCAGATTGTCGCGGCAGCCAACGAACACTTCAGTCAATACGGCTATGGTAAAACCACGGTTTCCGACCTGGCCAAGGCCATCGGGTTTTCAAAGGCCTACATCTACAAATTTTTTGATTCCAAGCAGGCGATCGGTGAAGCCATCTGCGCAAATTGCCTGGCAGAAATCGTCGCGGCTGTGGAGCAGGCTATCAATGTAGAAGACCTGTCGCCGACGGAGCGCTTTCGACGTTTGGTCAAAACTGTGATCGCCACAGGTGTGGATCTGTTCTTTAACGACCGAAAACTCTATGACATCGCAGCGTTCGCGGCGTCGGAAAGCTGGCCCAGTTCGCAGGTTTATGACGCACAGATCAAACGCTTCGTTTTGCAAATCGTGCGGGAGGGGCGAGAGATTGGTGAATTTGAGCGCAAGACTCCGCTGGACGAGACAGTAGAAGCGATACATCTCGCGCTGCGACCATTCGTCAACCCTTTGCTGTTGCAGTACAACCTCGATTTCGTCGAGGAGGCGCCCACGCTCACCTCCAACCTCATCTTGCGTAGCCTCATGCCTTGA
- a CDS encoding efflux RND transporter permease subunit: MSEGRFNLSAIAVRERSITVFLIFLIAVAGTLAFFQLGRAEDPPFTVKQLTVITAWPGATAQEMQDQVAEPLEKRLQELKWYDRTETYTRPGLAFTMVSLLDSTPPSQVQEEFYQARKKLDDEATKLPAGVIGPLVNDEYSDVTFALFALKAKGEPQRLLVRDAESLRQQLLHVPGVKKVNIIGEQAERIFVSFSHDRLATLGVSPQDIFAALNSQNVLTPAGSIETNGPQVFLRVDGAFDKLEKIRDTPLAIQGRTLKLSDVATVERGYEDPATFLVRNNGEEALLLGVIMREGWNGLDLGKALDAETTKINEGMPLGMTLTKVTDQAVNIDSAVGEFMVKFFVALLVVMLVCFLSMGWRVGLVVAAAVPLTLAIVFVVMAATGKNFDRITLGSLILALGLLVDDAIIAIEMMVVKMEEGYDRIKACAYAWSHTAAPMLAGTLVTAIGFLPNGFAQSTAGEYTSNMFWIVGIALIASWVVAVAFTPYLGVKLLPNIKKVEGGHAAIYNTPRYNRFRGVLTRVIARKWLVAGTVITLLFVAVLGMSLVKKQFFPTSDRPEVMVEVQMPYGTSIEQTSATAAKVEAWLQKQEEAKIVTAYIGQGAPRFFLAMAPELPDPSFAKIVVLTDSQEARETLKLRFREAVAEGLAPEARVRASQIVFGPYSPFPVAYRVMGPDPSKLREIAGQVQDVLQSSPMMRTVNTDWGPLTPTLHFALDQDRLEAVGLTSSSVAQQLQFLLAGVPITAVREDIRSVQVVGRAAGDIRLDPAKIEGFTLVGTAGQRIPLSQVGEVDVRMEDPTLRRRDRMPTITVRGDIAEGLQPPDVSSVVMKELQPIIEKLPGGYRIEQAGAIEESGKAGKAILPLLPIMIAMTLLIIILQVRSISALIMVFLTSPLGLIGVVPTLLVFQQPFGINALVGLIALSGILMRNTLILIGQIHHNAQEGLDPFHAVVEATVQRARPVLLTALAAILAFIPLTHSVFWGTLAYTLIGGTFVGTIMTLVFLPAMYAIWFKIRPDNTGQTETANKQASLVDRTPPRPLDVHLTTKL, encoded by the coding sequence ATGAGCGAGGGGCGCTTCAATCTTTCCGCGATCGCCGTTCGTGAGCGATCTATTACGGTATTTCTGATCTTCCTGATTGCCGTTGCAGGCACCCTGGCGTTCTTTCAGCTGGGACGTGCGGAAGATCCTCCGTTTACGGTCAAGCAGTTGACGGTCATTACCGCGTGGCCGGGCGCCACGGCGCAGGAGATGCAGGATCAGGTAGCAGAGCCACTTGAAAAACGCCTGCAAGAACTGAAATGGTACGACCGCACGGAAACCTACACCCGTCCTGGCCTCGCTTTCACGATGGTGTCACTGCTCGATAGCACGCCGCCCTCGCAAGTGCAGGAGGAGTTCTATCAGGCGCGTAAAAAGCTCGACGACGAAGCCACCAAGCTACCGGCGGGTGTGATCGGGCCATTGGTCAATGACGAGTATTCGGACGTGACGTTTGCGCTTTTCGCCCTCAAAGCCAAAGGCGAGCCGCAGCGACTGTTGGTGCGTGATGCAGAGTCGTTGCGCCAACAACTGTTGCATGTGCCGGGCGTGAAGAAGGTCAACATCATCGGTGAGCAAGCCGAGCGCATTTTTGTGTCCTTCTCCCATGACCGACTGGCCACCTTGGGCGTTTCTCCCCAGGACATCTTCGCCGCGCTGAATAGCCAGAACGTGCTCACACCCGCCGGTTCCATCGAAACCAACGGGCCGCAGGTTTTCCTGCGGGTGGATGGCGCTTTCGATAAATTGGAGAAAATTCGTGACACGCCCCTGGCGATTCAGGGGCGCACCTTGAAGCTCTCGGACGTGGCGACGGTTGAACGAGGCTACGAAGACCCTGCCACCTTCCTGGTGCGCAATAACGGCGAAGAGGCCTTGTTGCTGGGGGTCATAATGCGCGAGGGCTGGAATGGCCTGGACCTGGGCAAGGCGCTGGACGCCGAGACGACGAAGATAAATGAAGGCATGCCGCTGGGCATGACGCTGACCAAGGTCACTGATCAAGCGGTGAACATTGACTCGGCCGTTGGCGAGTTCATGGTCAAATTTTTTGTCGCGCTGCTTGTGGTGATGCTTGTCTGCTTTCTCAGCATGGGCTGGCGGGTAGGCCTCGTGGTCGCAGCGGCGGTACCGTTGACGCTGGCGATAGTGTTTGTGGTGATGGCGGCCACCGGAAAGAACTTTGACCGTATTACCCTCGGCTCGTTGATTCTGGCGCTGGGACTGCTGGTGGACGACGCGATCATTGCCATCGAAATGATGGTGGTGAAAATGGAAGAGGGCTACGACCGCATCAAAGCTTGCGCGTACGCCTGGAGTCATACGGCCGCGCCGATGCTTGCCGGTACGCTAGTGACGGCTATCGGCTTTTTGCCGAACGGCTTCGCGCAATCGACAGCCGGCGAGTACACCAGCAACATGTTCTGGATCGTGGGCATTGCTTTGATCGCTTCCTGGGTCGTCGCGGTGGCCTTCACCCCTTACCTTGGGGTGAAGTTGTTGCCAAACATCAAGAAGGTAGAGGGTGGGCATGCGGCTATCTACAACACTCCCCGTTACAACCGCTTTCGCGGAGTTCTGACACGGGTCATCGCCCGCAAATGGCTGGTGGCTGGCACGGTTATCACGCTGCTTTTCGTGGCAGTTTTAGGCATGAGCCTGGTGAAGAAGCAGTTCTTCCCGACCTCTGACCGTCCCGAGGTAATGGTCGAGGTGCAAATGCCCTACGGAACCTCCATCGAGCAGACCAGTGCCACTGCCGCAAAGGTCGAGGCCTGGCTGCAAAAGCAGGAAGAGGCAAAAATCGTCACGGCCTATATTGGGCAGGGGGCGCCACGCTTCTTCCTGGCGATGGCGCCAGAACTGCCCGATCCATCGTTCGCGAAGATCGTAGTGCTGACGGACAGTCAGGAGGCACGTGAAACCCTCAAACTCCGCTTTCGCGAAGCGGTCGCTGAAGGACTCGCCCCAGAGGCTCGTGTCAGGGCGTCTCAAATTGTATTTGGTCCTTATTCGCCATTTCCGGTGGCCTACCGGGTGATGGGACCTGATCCGTCAAAGTTGCGTGAGATTGCGGGCCAGGTACAGGACGTGTTGCAGTCGAGCCCGATGATGAGAACCGTCAACACCGATTGGGGACCGCTGACGCCGACGCTGCATTTCGCTCTGGATCAGGATCGCCTGGAGGCGGTGGGGTTGACGTCAAGCTCAGTCGCGCAGCAACTGCAGTTCCTGCTGGCCGGAGTACCGATCACCGCAGTTCGTGAGGACATTCGCTCGGTGCAGGTGGTTGGTCGCGCAGCGGGGGATATCAGGCTCGATCCCGCCAAGATAGAAGGTTTTACGCTGGTAGGCACGGCGGGTCAGCGGATTCCGCTGTCTCAGGTGGGAGAGGTCGATGTTCGTATGGAGGATCCGACCCTCCGACGTCGTGACCGCATGCCGACCATCACCGTGCGTGGTGACATTGCCGAAGGCTTGCAGCCGCCCGACGTTTCAAGCGTGGTCATGAAGGAGTTGCAGCCGATCATTGAGAAACTGCCTGGCGGGTACCGGATTGAGCAGGCGGGTGCAATCGAGGAGTCAGGCAAGGCTGGTAAGGCGATTTTACCGTTGCTGCCAATCATGATAGCCATGACATTGCTCATCATCATTCTGCAGGTCCGTTCAATCTCGGCGTTGATCATGGTGTTCCTTACCTCGCCGTTAGGGTTGATTGGTGTGGTACCGACACTGCTTGTCTTCCAGCAGCCGTTTGGTATCAATGCTCTGGTCGGTTTAATCGCGTTGTCGGGCATCTTGATGCGCAATACGCTGATTCTGATTGGGCAAATCCATCACAACGCGCAAGAAGGGCTGGACCCGTTTCACGCAGTAGTCGAAGCCACGGTACAACGTGCCCGCCCGGTACTGCTGACAGCGCTTGCGGCAATCCTGGCATTCATTCCGCTGACACACTCCGTCTTCTGGGGGACGCTGGCCTACACGCTAATCGGAGGCACATTCGTCGGAACCATCATGACGCTGGTGTTCCTGCCAGCGATGTACGCCATCTGGTTCAAGATCCGTCCTGACAATACGGGTCAAACTGAAACAGCGAATAAGCAAGCCAGCCTAGTGGATAGGACGCCACCCCGTCCTCTCGACGTTCACCTGACCACAAAGCTTTAG
- a CDS encoding efflux RND transporter periplasmic adaptor subunit → MRRLRPSPIAACLLPLVLTACGDSSTVEDPRTHAPLVRSAAVQGASDASRSFTGVVAARVQGDLGFRVSGKVLERLVDTGQTVKRGQPLMRLDPIDLGLQARAQQESVIAARARAKQTADDEARYRDLVAAGAISASAYDQIKAAADTAKAQLGAAEAQADVARNASGYAVLFADSDGVVVETLAEPGQVVSPGQPVVRLARAGQREAIVHLPETLRPAAGSIAQATLYGNTTDAVAAKLRLLSDSADRMTRTFEARYVLEGALANAPIGSTVTLRIAEGAAQGQGLQVPIAAVYDPGQGTGVWVIAGTPAKVAWRPVQILGLSDDTVRVAGDLKIGEQIVALGAHLLREGEQVRLPQQDDAKVAGGRP, encoded by the coding sequence ATGCGCCGGCTTCGACCTTCCCCCATTGCCGCTTGCTTGTTGCCTCTTGTCCTGACGGCATGTGGCGACTCATCCACCGTTGAAGATCCGCGCACGCATGCTCCTCTGGTCAGGTCCGCAGCGGTTCAGGGGGCCTCCGACGCCTCACGTTCTTTCACGGGTGTCGTGGCTGCCCGCGTCCAGGGCGATCTGGGTTTTCGGGTATCAGGCAAGGTGCTTGAGCGTCTGGTTGACACCGGTCAGACCGTTAAACGTGGTCAGCCACTCATGCGCCTCGACCCAATCGATCTGGGGTTGCAGGCGCGCGCACAGCAAGAGTCGGTCATAGCCGCTCGGGCCCGAGCCAAGCAGACTGCAGATGACGAGGCTCGGTATCGCGACCTGGTCGCCGCAGGTGCTATTTCTGCATCGGCCTATGACCAGATCAAAGCCGCAGCGGATACCGCAAAGGCGCAGCTTGGCGCCGCTGAAGCGCAGGCTGATGTAGCTCGCAATGCTTCTGGTTATGCGGTGCTGTTTGCGGATTCCGACGGCGTTGTGGTGGAGACGCTCGCCGAGCCCGGGCAAGTTGTCAGCCCGGGACAGCCCGTGGTTCGATTGGCGCGGGCAGGGCAGCGCGAAGCCATCGTGCACCTGCCCGAGACGTTGCGCCCCGCGGCAGGATCCATCGCGCAGGCGACGCTTTATGGCAATACCACGGATGCTGTTGCAGCGAAGCTGAGGCTGCTTTCTGACTCGGCCGACCGAATGACACGCACCTTCGAGGCGCGGTATGTGCTTGAGGGGGCGCTGGCCAATGCACCAATAGGTTCGACCGTCACGCTTCGGATCGCTGAAGGCGCCGCGCAAGGGCAGGGGCTGCAAGTACCGATCGCTGCCGTTTATGACCCAGGCCAAGGCACTGGCGTGTGGGTCATCGCCGGTACGCCGGCGAAGGTGGCCTGGCGACCTGTACAAATCCTGGGCTTGAGCGACGACACAGTGCGAGTCGCGGGCGACCTCAAAATCGGCGAGCAGATCGTAGCGTTAGGCGCACATCTGTTGCGCGAAGGTGAACAGGTGAGATTGCCTCAACAGGATGACGCCAAAGTTGCCGGGGGTCGTCCATGA